The proteins below are encoded in one region of Paenacidovorax monticola:
- a CDS encoding sulfonate ABC transporter substrate-binding protein, protein MTEFAAFSSVLPRRRLLASGLGAAAWAASGLAWAQKPERVLRVGHQKGWLSILKNRGTLEKRLTPLGVKVTWTEFNAGPVQLEALNVGSIDFGDVGEAPPIFAQAAGAPLVYAGATVPRPALEAVLVPKDSPIRSVRDLKGKRVAYNKGSNVQYFLVKLLEKNGLAYGDVQSIFLAPADARAAFEKGAVDAWIIWDPFLAAAQKSLDARLLADAKGVVNNRAYYFTSRDFATRNTDVLRIAIEEINAIDTWVSKNKGEAAAELASVLGLDKAVTELYVGRANFGTAPVTREILAEQQQIADTFHALKLIPKKLNLLHAAPVDLL, encoded by the coding sequence ATGACCGAATTCGCCGCTTTCTCCTCCGTGCTTCCCCGCCGCCGCCTGCTGGCCTCGGGCCTGGGCGCCGCCGCCTGGGCCGCCAGCGGCCTGGCCTGGGCCCAGAAACCCGAGCGCGTGCTGCGCGTGGGCCACCAGAAGGGCTGGCTGTCCATCCTCAAGAACCGCGGCACGCTCGAAAAGCGCCTCACACCGTTGGGCGTGAAAGTGACCTGGACTGAATTCAACGCGGGCCCCGTGCAGCTCGAGGCGCTCAACGTGGGCTCCATCGACTTCGGCGATGTGGGCGAGGCACCGCCCATCTTCGCGCAGGCTGCGGGCGCGCCGCTGGTCTACGCGGGCGCCACGGTGCCGCGCCCCGCGCTCGAGGCCGTGCTCGTGCCCAAGGACTCGCCGATCCGCAGCGTGCGCGACCTCAAGGGCAAGCGCGTGGCCTACAACAAGGGCTCGAACGTGCAGTACTTCCTCGTGAAGCTGCTGGAAAAGAACGGCCTGGCCTATGGCGACGTGCAGTCCATTTTCCTCGCGCCGGCCGATGCGCGCGCGGCCTTCGAGAAGGGCGCGGTGGATGCCTGGATCATCTGGGACCCTTTCCTGGCCGCAGCGCAGAAGTCGCTCGACGCGCGCCTGCTCGCCGACGCCAAGGGCGTGGTGAACAACCGCGCGTACTACTTCACCTCGCGCGACTTCGCCACGCGGAACACCGATGTGCTGCGCATCGCCATCGAGGAAATCAACGCCATCGACACCTGGGTGTCGAAGAACAAGGGCGAGGCCGCGGCCGAGCTGGCCAGCGTGCTCGGGCTCGACAAGGCGGTCACCGAGCTTTACGTGGGCCGCGCGAACTTCGGCACCGCGCCCGTCACGCGCGAGATCCTGGCCGAGCAGCAGCAGATCGCCGACACCTTCCACGCGCTCAAGCTGATTCCCAAGAAGCTCAACCTGCTGCACGCCGCCCCGGTGGATCTGCTGTAG
- a CDS encoding sulfonate ABC transporter substrate-binding protein, protein MAYHHLSPERRQILRVLGTTAFSWSLAGRYARAQGAAPVPGPEQLRIGYQKSAVNLVILKQQGVLERRFPGAKIQWLEFPAGPQLLEALSVGSLDFGLTGDSPPVFAQAAGKDLLYVGAEPPKPDSSAILVLADSPLQRLADLKGKRIALQKGSSAHYLLVRALDKAGLAWADIQPVYLAPADARAAFERKSVDAWAIWDPFYAATELTIQPRVLATGRDLSGNNSFYLAARPFVDKHPQALAVLFDELTRADQFAQDARKDAIKLIASFSGLDAGVVSLFIQRRPRSPVGLLNPRTVADQQRVADAFFKLGLIPRPVTVADIVWAPKAAEFARLART, encoded by the coding sequence ATGGCATACCACCACCTGAGCCCCGAGCGCCGCCAGATCCTGCGGGTGCTGGGCACCACGGCCTTCAGCTGGAGCCTGGCGGGCCGGTACGCCCGCGCGCAGGGCGCTGCGCCCGTGCCGGGCCCCGAGCAACTGCGCATCGGCTACCAGAAGTCCGCCGTCAACCTCGTCATCCTCAAGCAGCAGGGCGTGCTCGAAAGGCGCTTTCCGGGCGCGAAGATCCAGTGGCTGGAGTTCCCCGCCGGGCCTCAACTGCTCGAAGCGCTGTCCGTGGGCAGCCTCGACTTCGGCCTCACGGGCGACTCGCCGCCCGTGTTCGCGCAGGCGGCAGGCAAGGACCTGCTCTACGTGGGCGCCGAGCCGCCCAAGCCCGACAGCTCGGCCATCCTCGTGCTGGCCGATTCGCCGCTGCAGCGCCTGGCTGACCTCAAGGGCAAGCGCATCGCGCTGCAAAAGGGCTCGAGCGCGCACTACCTGCTGGTGCGCGCACTCGACAAGGCGGGCCTGGCCTGGGCTGACATCCAGCCCGTGTACCTGGCGCCCGCCGATGCGCGCGCGGCGTTCGAGCGCAAGAGCGTGGACGCCTGGGCGATCTGGGACCCGTTCTACGCCGCCACCGAACTGACCATCCAGCCGCGCGTGCTGGCCACGGGGCGCGACCTGTCGGGCAACAACTCGTTCTACCTTGCCGCGCGCCCCTTCGTGGACAAGCACCCGCAGGCGCTGGCCGTGCTGTTCGACGAGCTCACGCGCGCCGACCAGTTCGCGCAGGACGCGCGCAAGGACGCGATCAAGCTCATCGCCAGCTTCAGCGGGCTGGATGCGGGTGTGGTGAGCCTGTTCATCCAGCGCCGCCCGCGCTCGCCCGTGGGACTGCTGAACCCCCGCACCGTGGCCGACCAGCAGCGCGTGGCCGACGCGTTCTTCAAGCTCGGCCTGATCCCCAGGCCCGTTACGGTGGCCGACATCGTCTGGGCCCCCAAGGCCGCCGAATTCGCCCGCCTGGCGCGCACCTGA